A window of the Lolium perenne isolate Kyuss_39 chromosome 7, Kyuss_2.0, whole genome shotgun sequence genome harbors these coding sequences:
- the LOC127311321 gene encoding DNA (cytosine-5)-methyltransferase CMT1, whose product MSPVTPSRATDPSRSARLRPKPADADADLGRGTSRSARLQPKPADAELGRGKRQRKAATATDDDGQPVGAGVADADAEQERGASRSRGKRQRKAAGKADAGTRGRGSAAKDDDPEEAAQAPVGEAPRTMDADGAISDDICADEPDAEELRMGDDDEEASDGVAAGGGDGSGAGKKRVARPSAKRTSKAATPDHFVGEPIPDGEARQRWPERYAAKVPKGSDSKAKRSDAEEEIRALRHYTTVCVDDANFHLGDDVYVKAAPGVDDYIGRITELFEGSDHGSHFTCRWFFRVEDTVISPSLLEVNDHKHDPKRVFFSEEKNDNLIESIISKVNIIYVGPNVSAPFMLSSS is encoded by the exons ATGTCGCCGGTGACGCCCTCCCGGGCCACCGACCCCAGCCGCTCCGCCCGGCTCCGGCCCAAACCAGCCGACGCCGACGCCGACCTCGGACGCGGGACGTCGCGCTCCGCCCGGCTCCAGCCCAAACCAGCCGACGCCGAGCTCGGACGCGGCAAGCGCCAGCGCAAAGCGGCAACGGCCACGGACGACGACGGACAGCCTGTGGGGGCGGGGGTGGCGGACGCCGACGCCGAGCAAGAACGCGGGGCGTCGCGTTCCCGCGGCAAGCGCCAGCGCAAAGCGGCCGGGAAGGCAGATGCTGGTACCCGTGGCCGCGGGAGCGCCGCCAAGGACGACGACCCGGAGGAGGCGGCACAGGCGCCTGTGGGGGAGGCGCCGAGGACGATGGACGCGGACGGCGCGATCAGCGACGACATCTGCGCGGACGAGCCGGACGCGGAGGAGCTGCGGAtgggcgacgacgacgaggaggcgtCGGACGGCGTCGCGGCGGGTGGAGGAGACGGGTCCGGCGCCGGAAAGAAGAGGGTGGCGCGGCCGAGCGCGAAGAGGACGTCGAAGGCCGCCACCCCGGACCACTTCGTGGGCGAGCCCATACCGGACGGCGAGGCGCGGCAGCGCTGGCCGGAGCGGTACGCCGCCAAGGTGCCCAAG GGTTCCGATTCAAAGGCTAAGAG GTCCGATGCCGAGGAGGAAATTCGAGCCCTGCGCCACTACACAACAGTTTGTGTGGACGACGCCAACTTTCATCTTGGTGATGACGTCTACGTCAAG GCTGCTCCTGGTGTGGATGATTACATTGGCCGGATCACAGAGTTGTTTGAAGGAAGCGATCATGGATCACACTTCACTTGTCGCTGGTTCTTCCGTGTGGAAGATACG GTCATCTCACCCAGTTTGCTGGAGGTTAATGATCATAAGCATGATCCTAAGCGTGTTTTCTTTTCAGAGGAAAAGAATGACAACCTGATTGAGTCAATTATCTCTAAAGTAAATATCATTTATGTTGGCCCAAATGTAAGTGCTCCATTCATGCTTTCAAGTTCATGA
- the LOC139829887 gene encoding DNA (cytosine-5)-methyltransferase CMT1-like has translation MTPTAKAQLISKCDLYYDMSYSVAYSTFANMPPENGGAMGSEADADSSKKKPIADIVAPPDEQMETATLLDLYSGCGAMSTGLCMGAAWSGLKLNTKWAVDMNTDACNSLKHNHTSTQVRNEKAEDFLSLLQNWDALCKKYDVHNSNSLPQTSNNDEDDENENLPEGTFEVEKLVDICYGDPNGTGKAGLWFKVRWKTYDASYDSWEPSDGLSDSPERIKEFVENGYRESILPLPGCVDVICGGPPCQGISGLNRFRNYEHPLTDERNKQLVVFMDIVNYLRPKYVLMENVVDILKFADGLLGRYALSRLVAMSYQARLGLMVAGSYGLPQFRMRAFLWGALPSVVLPKFPLPTHDVINRGVVPNAFSQCLVAYNENEDKHLKEALVIRDAISDLPKVGNHQPNDVMDHCIGPKTKFQQYIRLNRKDMKDYSLGDATPKEGQLFDHQPLQLNNDDYERVQQIPVKKGANFRDLKGVRVGENNTVEFDPDIPRVLLSSGKPLVPSYAMTFIKGKSLKPFGRLWWDETVATVVTRAEPHNQIVLHPNQNRVLTIRENARLQGFPDYYRLLGPIKQKYIQVGNAVAVPVARALGYSLGQAYQGEFDGDYPLFKLPRNFIPMDQATLTRLSEGTSRGEVEEAE, from the exons ATGACACCCACGGCTAAAGCTCAGCTGATCTCAAAGTGTGATTTGTATTATGACATGTCATATTCGGTAGCATATTCCACGTTTGCGAATATGCCACCAG AAAATGGTGGTGCGATGGGCAGTGAAGCAGATGCTGACTCTTCTAAGAAAAAACCAATTGCTGACATTGTGGCACCACCTGATGAACAAATGGAAACAGCAACACTGCTGGATCTTTACTCTGGGTGTGGTGCCATGTCTACTGGGCTATGCATGGGTGCTGCATGGTCTGGCTTAAAACTGAATACA AAATGGGCTGTAGACATGAATACAGATGCTTGCAACAGTCTAAAGCATAACCACACAAGCACACAG GTGCGGAATGAGAAGGCTGAGGATTTCCTTTCCCTCCTTCAGAACTGGGATGCCCTCTGTAAGAAATATGATGTCCATAATAGCAACTCTCTACCACAAACTTCGAataatgatgaagatgatgaaaaTGAAAATCTCCCGGAGGGTACATTTGAAGTAGAGAAACTGGTTGATATTTGCTATGGTGATCCAAATGGCACTGGAAAGGCTGGGTTGTGGTTTAAG GTACGGTGGAAAACATATGATGCTAGTTATGATAGTTGGGAGCCAAGTGATGGCCTTAG TGATTCCCCTGAACGCATTAAAGAATTTGTTGAGAATGGATACAGGGAATCCATTTTACCCTTGCCT GGATGCGTAGATGTTATCTGTGGGGGTCCTCCTTGCCAAGGCATCAGTGGATTGAACAGATTCAGAAATTATGAACATCCACTGACGGATGAAAGAAACAAACAACTGGTTGTGTTTATGGATATTGTGAACTACCTCAGACCCAAATATGTTCTTATGGAGAATGTCGTAGATATTCTAAAATTTGCAGATGGGCTTCTGGGGCGTTATGCATTGAGTCGCCTTGTCGCCATGAGCTACCAAGCTAGACTTGGACTCATGGTTGCAGGATCTTATGGGCTACCACAGTTCAGGATGCGAGCGTTTCTCTGGGGAGCGCTTCCTTCAGTG GTACTTCCAAAGTTTCCGCTTCCCACCCATGATGTTATTAATCGAGGAGTAGTGCCAAATGCATTCTCG CAATGTCTAGTTGCATATAATGAAAATGAAGATAAACACTTGAAGGAAGCTCTTGTCATTAGAGATGCTATATCCGATTTACCAAAG GTTGGAAACCATCAACCTAATGATGTGATGGACCATTGTATTGGACCCAAAACAAAATTCCAACAATATATCCGGCTCAACCGTAAAG ACATGAAGGATTACTCACTTGGAGATGCTACTCCCAAGGAAGGTCAGCTATTTGATCATCAACCCCTACAATTAAACAACGACGATTATGAAAGAGTGCAGCAGATTCCCGTAAAAAAG GGAGCCAACTTCCGTGATTTGAAAGGTGTCCGGGTTGGGGAAAACAATACCGTTGAGTTCGATCCAGATATTCCTCGCGTACTTCTGTCTTCTGGGAAGCCTTTG GTACCTAGCTATGCCATGACCTTTATCAAGGGCAAATCACTGAA ACCATTTGGACGCCTGTGGTGGGATGAAACTGTTGCAACTGTTGTCACCAGAGCTGAGCCTCATAACCAA ATTGTTTTGCATCCCAACCAGAACCGAGTTCTGACCATCCGCGAAAACGCGAGGCTACAAGGCTTCCCAGACTATTACAGGTTGCTTGGCCCTATAAAACAGAA ATATATCCAAGTAGGCAATGCCGTAGCTGTCCCTGTTGCTCGAGCTCTGGGGTATTCCCTTGGACAGGCGTACCAGGGCGAATTTGACGGCGACTATCCCCTGTTCAAATTGCCACGGAATTTTATTCCTATGGATCAAGCAACACTCACAAGATTGTCGGAAGGAACTTCTAGAGGCGAAGTAGAGGAGGCAGAATAA